The following are from one region of the Rhodopirellula sp. P2 genome:
- a CDS encoding DUF1573 domain-containing protein has product MNADPLAFSQEVKRFELSSARITNSRKIHIGSVPASDTTQISIDVVNDTEAEEHFEGIILNCNCADAKFEEGPLLPGQTRRLTVALKPQKQLRRGQGTVHVSFKRPGAGVSNLRLTLNYAVSGHFSFDSPFATLQYGSKPGVYQFELPVFVDPALDHRLLELNCNDERVGLSFGDFDQSGVGHIDVDLPPNSGECFAVMSMRHPPTNTQVDCQVLIQPRQHLKVAPSRLLFRTSGDGSLKSTLTVIRSLDDDDKDEPTEKQRSPGKPIVEWSFEGQTGFGKVHDVSDSLCRASVKIPVATAKKLSDLLSEPGGPKAKQPSIRILVRWGEHSVTEDLSYKIFEKSLTDEAGRNE; this is encoded by the coding sequence TTGAATGCAGATCCTCTGGCGTTCAGCCAGGAGGTGAAGCGATTTGAACTCAGCTCCGCAAGGATCACAAACAGCCGTAAGATTCATATCGGCAGTGTCCCGGCATCAGACACAACGCAGATATCGATTGATGTGGTCAATGACACCGAGGCGGAAGAGCATTTCGAAGGGATCATCCTCAACTGCAACTGTGCCGACGCGAAGTTCGAAGAGGGGCCTCTGCTGCCTGGTCAAACCAGGCGTCTCACCGTTGCGTTGAAGCCTCAAAAACAACTCAGGCGAGGACAGGGAACTGTCCATGTCTCGTTCAAGCGACCCGGTGCAGGCGTAAGCAACCTCAGGCTCACCCTGAACTACGCAGTTTCCGGTCACTTCTCTTTCGACAGTCCATTTGCGACCTTGCAGTACGGCAGCAAACCGGGCGTCTATCAATTTGAGCTCCCCGTGTTCGTTGACCCTGCTCTGGATCATCGGCTCCTGGAATTGAACTGCAATGACGAACGGGTTGGCCTCTCATTCGGGGACTTTGATCAATCTGGAGTTGGCCACATTGATGTGGACCTACCGCCCAATTCAGGTGAGTGCTTCGCGGTTATGTCCATGCGGCATCCGCCAACCAACACTCAAGTGGATTGCCAGGTGCTCATCCAACCAAGGCAGCACCTAAAGGTTGCACCATCGCGGTTGCTATTCAGGACCAGCGGCGATGGCTCGCTCAAATCCACACTGACTGTCATTCGGTCCTTGGATGACGATGACAAGGATGAGCCGACTGAAAAACAAAGGTCACCGGGAAAGCCTATCGTCGAATGGAGTTTTGAAGGGCAAACAGGGTTCGGCAAAGTGCATGATGTTTCCGATTCTCTCTGCCGTGCTTCTGTCAAGATTCCGGTGGCAACCGCGAAGAAACTGAGTGATCTCTTATCTGAACCGGGCGGCCCAAAAGCAAAACAACCGAGCATCCGAATTCTGGTTCGATGGGGCGAACATTCCGTGACCGAAGATCTCTCCTATAAGATCTTCGAGAAATCACTCACAGACGAAGCAGGCAGGAACGAATGA
- a CDS encoding amino acid permease — MFGATSVGVGAIVGGGILALAGVAFATTGPSAILAFGLNGVIAILTALSFAEMASKFPESGGTYTFSRKVLSVESAFTVGWVVWFASIVAAVLYAIGFGSFATLLMSELYSTQGAVPPWLNEPWSVPAVSIATTIGIGAMMTFRSSGGGAWINVAKVAVFSVLIVGGFWALSEQSVLKTTQELRPFLASGWTGLIQAMGYSFIALQGFDLIAAVGGEVREPTKNIPRAMLLSLVIALLIYLPLLFVLTTVGTDSSQNIRELAASDPEAVVALAARHYLGATGYWLVLIAAVLSMFSALQANLFAASRIALAMSRDNTLPAALSRLASGSNSPWVSVLVTIALVCLLIQILPNLAAAGAASSLIFLVTFAIAHWLSILVRQRCVIAPPPFRVPGYPVVPVIGGAACLALAVFQGIAVPEAGIIAVMWLALGGVLFLSLFARRARLTDVSNMASHPELSRLRGNSPLVLVPIANPNNARAMIALADTLVPAALGRVLVQTVVVAPPDWDPVANHRPSAQLHSVMNEILHASSSLGVRCETLTTVSPEPMQEIARVADLHQCQSVLLGLSEITAEARDTPLEGLLGQLSSDVVVLRAPKDWQLAQSQQILVPVGGRGGHDYLLTRLLSSLSREQKRQVKFLRVIPTDTLRSDQKRIRKELDRTTRANAGRVCEREIVISNDPIKTIVDRAGEAGLIILGAQRLGPRRKLFGNFTRKVALESNCPVIIISRRG; from the coding sequence TTGTTCGGTGCCACCAGCGTCGGTGTGGGCGCAATCGTTGGCGGCGGGATCCTCGCTCTTGCAGGAGTCGCATTTGCCACCACGGGGCCGTCCGCGATCTTGGCGTTTGGACTCAACGGCGTCATCGCGATTCTGACGGCGCTCAGTTTCGCGGAGATGGCGTCCAAGTTCCCTGAGTCAGGCGGGACTTACACCTTCAGCCGCAAAGTCCTCTCGGTCGAATCCGCCTTCACGGTGGGCTGGGTCGTGTGGTTCGCTTCGATCGTCGCCGCGGTCCTCTACGCAATCGGCTTTGGCAGTTTCGCGACGCTCTTGATGAGCGAACTGTACTCGACCCAGGGTGCCGTTCCGCCTTGGCTGAATGAACCCTGGAGCGTCCCTGCGGTTTCCATCGCCACGACCATTGGGATCGGAGCGATGATGACGTTCCGCTCGTCGGGCGGAGGTGCTTGGATCAACGTCGCCAAAGTAGCGGTCTTTTCGGTCTTGATCGTCGGTGGGTTCTGGGCACTGAGCGAACAATCGGTGCTCAAGACCACTCAGGAACTGCGGCCGTTTCTAGCCTCGGGATGGACCGGGTTGATTCAGGCGATGGGGTACAGCTTCATCGCACTTCAAGGGTTTGATTTGATCGCGGCGGTCGGCGGTGAAGTTCGCGAACCAACCAAGAACATCCCGCGAGCGATGCTGCTGTCGCTGGTGATTGCGTTGCTGATCTATCTGCCACTGCTGTTTGTGCTCACCACGGTGGGCACCGACAGTTCCCAAAACATTCGCGAACTGGCAGCGTCAGATCCCGAGGCCGTTGTCGCACTCGCCGCACGCCACTACCTCGGCGCCACGGGCTATTGGTTGGTATTGATCGCGGCGGTGCTTTCGATGTTCTCGGCGCTACAAGCCAACCTGTTTGCCGCCTCGCGAATTGCCCTGGCGATGTCGCGAGACAACACGTTGCCGGCCGCTCTCAGTCGTCTCGCTTCAGGATCCAATTCGCCTTGGGTTTCCGTGCTGGTCACGATCGCACTGGTTTGTCTGTTGATCCAGATCTTGCCCAATCTCGCGGCCGCTGGTGCCGCGTCCAGCCTGATCTTCTTGGTGACGTTTGCGATCGCTCATTGGCTGTCCATCCTGGTACGTCAACGCTGTGTCATCGCTCCGCCGCCGTTTCGAGTCCCTGGCTATCCAGTTGTGCCTGTGATTGGCGGCGCGGCGTGCTTGGCGTTGGCTGTGTTCCAAGGCATCGCGGTTCCCGAAGCCGGAATCATTGCCGTCATGTGGCTGGCTCTGGGTGGTGTGCTGTTTCTATCCTTGTTTGCTCGGCGAGCCCGTTTGACGGACGTGTCGAACATGGCCAGCCATCCCGAACTCTCGCGACTGCGTGGCAACTCACCTTTGGTGCTGGTTCCCATCGCCAACCCCAACAACGCTCGCGCGATGATCGCGTTGGCAGACACCTTGGTCCCCGCCGCGCTCGGTCGCGTGCTGGTGCAAACCGTGGTGGTGGCTCCTCCGGACTGGGACCCGGTTGCCAACCATCGCCCTTCGGCACAGCTTCATTCGGTGATGAACGAGATCCTGCACGCCTCATCCAGCCTCGGTGTTCGCTGCGAAACGTTGACCACCGTTTCCCCCGAACCGATGCAAGAGATTGCCCGGGTGGCTGACCTGCACCAATGCCAATCCGTGCTGCTGGGACTGAGCGAAATCACAGCGGAAGCTCGCGACACGCCCCTGGAAGGCTTGCTCGGACAACTCTCCAGCGATGTCGTTGTCTTGCGAGCGCCGAAGGATTGGCAACTCGCTCAGAGTCAGCAGATCCTCGTGCCCGTCGGCGGACGAGGCGGCCACGATTACTTGCTCACGCGATTGCTCAGCAGCCTTTCTCGCGAGCAAAAAAGACAAGTGAAATTCTTGCGAGTGATCCCCACCGACACGCTCCGCAGCGATCAAAAACGAATCCGCAAAGAGCTGGACCGAACGACGCGTGCCAACGCGGGCCGGGTCTGCGAACGCGAGATTGTGATCAGCAACGATCCAATCAAAACCATCGTCGATCGGGCCGGCGAAGCGGGGCTGATCATCCTGGGTGCTCAACGACTGGGACCGCGGCGAAAGCTCTTCGGCAACTTCACTCGAAAAGTCGCCCTGGAATCCAACTGCCCCGTGATCATCATCAGCCGCCGCGGCTAA
- the aspS gene encoding aspartate--tRNA ligase — translation MLRTHTCGALRKSDVGSPVTLCGWVDSKRDHGGAVFIDLRDRYGLTQVVIGPPEAGESLIKQAGHVPNESVVLIRGVVADRLEGKTNAKLETGEIEVRSEHFEILSASETPPFTPGQADLPGEDLRLKYRFLDLRRKEMQQALIRRSEIIKCMRDYFAEHDFIDVETPILGRSTPEGARDYLVPSRVHPSNFYALPQSPQLYKQILMVAGFDRYIQVAKCFRDEDLRADRQPEFTQLDLEMSFVDSEDIIGLIDGLVAKTAKQVLGKDISLPLPRMTYAEAMRRFGSDAPDLRFGLEIVDVTSVAAKTDFRVFRGTADAGNFVRGINVKDAALKFSRRQIDELTTFVQQDFGAKGLAWFRVEDDGTLWSPIAKNFEPEHLAEIKELMGGEPGDLLMFLADTWEVTCKGLSGLRKRLAVELKLYEDGMLNCSWVTEFPMFEKDEEAGRYVAMHHPFTAPLEEDLPLLTESPEKCRAQAYDLVINGSEAGGGTIRIHDSKVQSQVFELLGMDEETARDRFGFLLDALRFGAPPHGGIALGVDRWVMLFAGLENIREVIAFPKTQKAADMMTGAPGEVDADQLNELHLRTVSAKT, via the coding sequence GTGTTACGAACCCACACCTGCGGCGCGCTTCGCAAATCTGACGTCGGCTCCCCCGTGACCCTGTGCGGATGGGTGGACAGCAAACGAGACCACGGCGGAGCGGTTTTCATTGACTTGCGGGATCGGTACGGGCTCACCCAGGTCGTCATCGGACCACCCGAAGCGGGCGAATCCCTGATCAAACAAGCCGGCCATGTGCCCAATGAGAGCGTGGTTCTGATCCGCGGCGTCGTCGCAGATCGCCTGGAAGGCAAAACCAACGCGAAACTGGAGACTGGCGAAATCGAAGTTCGCAGCGAACACTTCGAAATCCTTTCGGCCTCGGAAACACCTCCCTTCACTCCCGGCCAGGCCGACTTGCCGGGCGAAGACTTGCGTCTGAAGTACCGCTTCCTGGACCTTCGCCGCAAAGAAATGCAGCAGGCGCTCATCCGCCGCAGCGAAATCATCAAGTGCATGCGGGACTACTTCGCCGAGCACGATTTCATCGACGTCGAAACGCCCATCCTCGGCCGCAGCACACCCGAAGGAGCTCGCGATTACCTGGTCCCCAGCCGCGTGCACCCCAGCAACTTCTACGCGTTGCCTCAATCGCCGCAGCTTTACAAACAAATCTTGATGGTCGCCGGTTTCGACCGTTACATCCAAGTCGCCAAGTGCTTCCGCGACGAAGACCTGCGAGCTGACCGCCAACCTGAATTCACGCAGCTCGACCTGGAAATGTCCTTTGTCGACTCAGAAGACATCATCGGTTTGATCGATGGCTTGGTCGCCAAGACTGCAAAACAGGTGTTGGGCAAAGACATCTCGCTGCCGCTGCCTCGCATGACCTACGCGGAAGCCATGCGTCGCTTCGGTTCGGACGCGCCTGATTTGCGTTTCGGCTTGGAAATCGTCGATGTGACTTCGGTGGCCGCCAAAACGGACTTCCGTGTTTTCCGCGGGACCGCCGACGCGGGCAACTTCGTCCGTGGCATCAATGTCAAAGACGCCGCCCTCAAATTCTCGCGACGCCAAATCGACGAACTGACCACGTTTGTTCAGCAGGACTTCGGCGCCAAAGGCTTGGCATGGTTCCGCGTCGAAGATGACGGGACACTTTGGAGCCCAATCGCGAAAAACTTTGAGCCGGAACACTTGGCTGAAATCAAAGAACTGATGGGCGGCGAACCCGGCGACTTGCTGATGTTCTTGGCCGACACCTGGGAAGTCACCTGCAAAGGCCTGTCGGGTCTTCGCAAGCGATTGGCGGTGGAGCTGAAACTCTACGAAGATGGCATGCTCAACTGCAGCTGGGTGACCGAGTTCCCGATGTTCGAAAAGGATGAAGAGGCCGGCCGCTACGTCGCCATGCACCACCCCTTCACCGCTCCCCTCGAAGAAGACCTGCCTCTGCTGACAGAGTCGCCTGAGAAGTGCCGTGCCCAAGCCTATGACTTGGTCATCAACGGATCGGAAGCAGGCGGTGGAACCATCCGAATTCACGACAGCAAAGTTCAATCGCAAGTGTTTGAACTGCTGGGCATGGACGAAGAAACCGCTCGCGATCGCTTCGGCTTCCTGCTCGACGCGTTGCGATTTGGTGCACCTCCACACGGCGGGATCGCCTTGGGCGTCGACCGCTGGGTGATGCTGTTCGCAGGTCTCGAAAACATCCGCGAAGTGATCGCGTTCCCCAAAACGCAAAAGGCCGCCGACATGATGACCGGTGCTCCGGGCGAAGTGGACGCGGATCAACTCAACGAACTGCACCTGCGAACGGTATCGGCCAAGACTTGA
- a CDS encoding dienelactone hydrolase family protein, translating to MRIQAPTHVDLDTPTGPMRTHLFRPDGPGRYPGVILYSEIYQMTAPIARTAAVLAGHGLLVAVPDVYHEYTELGEAFAYDKEGTDRGNQLKVEKAIAAYDADARSVIDFFGRDEDCTGQVGTVGICLGGHLAFRAAMNEEVKAGVCFYATDIHKRSLGKGMHDDSLDRIPEIQAEMMMIWGRQDPHIPVEGRRMIHDAMTAAGVSFSWHEFNGEHAFMRDEGHRYDPELALLLNSMACQHLNRHLR from the coding sequence ATGCGAATCCAAGCCCCCACCCACGTTGATCTCGACACGCCCACCGGTCCGATGCGGACCCATCTGTTTCGCCCGGACGGTCCCGGTCGCTACCCCGGTGTGATCCTGTACAGCGAGATCTACCAGATGACCGCGCCGATCGCCCGGACGGCCGCGGTTCTGGCGGGGCACGGTTTGTTGGTCGCCGTCCCCGATGTCTACCACGAGTACACCGAACTGGGCGAAGCGTTTGCGTACGACAAAGAGGGCACCGACCGCGGCAACCAACTGAAAGTTGAAAAAGCGATCGCCGCCTACGACGCGGATGCTCGATCCGTGATCGACTTTTTCGGCAGGGACGAAGACTGCACCGGGCAAGTCGGCACGGTGGGCATTTGCCTGGGCGGGCACCTCGCCTTTCGGGCGGCCATGAACGAGGAAGTCAAAGCCGGGGTGTGCTTTTACGCCACCGACATCCACAAACGAAGCCTGGGCAAAGGCATGCACGACGACAGCCTCGATCGCATCCCAGAAATCCAAGCCGAGATGATGATGATCTGGGGACGCCAAGACCCACACATTCCCGTCGAAGGCCGCCGGATGATCCACGACGCGATGACGGCCGCGGGAGTCAGCTTTTCCTGGCACGAGTTCAACGGCGAGCACGCCTTCATGCGAGACGAAGGCCATCGCTACGACCCCGAGCTCGCGCTGTTGCTGAACTCGATGGCCTGCCAGCACCTCAACCGCCACTTGCGATAA
- a CDS encoding CAP domain-containing protein, which translates to MRGWLITGWLFVSPLMAQEEAATVAVDSKKDGQMVTQVEKAIVKQINDYRVEKKLGRLEVNDELQATAKKLAEFMAESGKYGHHADGKTPAERAEAAGYEYCVVRENIAYRTNTEEVTAESLMDIFVQGWIDSPPHHENIVAKHITQTGAAVATADQTTYYAVHLFGRPKSAQIEISVLNRSGKAQTLSIETNESVDEIEMPSRTTVSMKRCFPTTFRIDGLDAKTVDKSSELILTEEGWEVAE; encoded by the coding sequence GTGCGTGGATGGTTGATAACCGGATGGTTGTTTGTCAGTCCGCTGATGGCTCAAGAGGAGGCCGCGACGGTTGCGGTTGATTCAAAAAAGGATGGCCAGATGGTCACTCAAGTTGAAAAGGCGATCGTCAAACAGATCAACGACTACCGTGTCGAAAAGAAGCTCGGTCGGTTGGAGGTGAACGACGAGTTGCAGGCAACCGCGAAGAAGTTGGCGGAGTTCATGGCTGAATCGGGCAAGTACGGTCATCACGCGGATGGCAAGACGCCGGCGGAGCGTGCCGAGGCGGCGGGATACGAGTACTGCGTCGTGAGAGAGAACATTGCCTATCGCACCAACACGGAGGAAGTCACCGCGGAGAGTTTGATGGACATCTTTGTTCAGGGATGGATTGATTCACCGCCGCACCATGAGAACATCGTGGCCAAACACATCACGCAAACGGGGGCGGCTGTCGCGACCGCCGATCAAACGACTTACTACGCGGTTCACCTGTTTGGTCGACCCAAGTCAGCCCAGATTGAGATCTCGGTGCTGAATCGATCGGGCAAAGCCCAGACTCTGTCGATCGAGACCAATGAAAGTGTCGATGAAATTGAGATGCCATCACGGACGACCGTGAGCATGAAGCGTTGCTTTCCGACCACGTTCCGAATCGATGGCTTGGATGCGAAGACGGTGGACAAGTCGTCGGAATTGATTTTGACCGAGGAAGGTTGGGAAGTGGCGGAGTGA
- a CDS encoding YidC/Oxa1 family insertase periplasmic-domain containing protein, translated as MERRLFSFILSSMAFFLIYMSLRTMFAPPLPPEEDVVAEIDGETVESAENLVADTDPDAPGDSELAPEDADAIARPDSPTWSTLGSMDPASGYVMLVTLNSRGGGIERIELTERKENGRLKYRRVDVRSGYLGYLAADPAATDLGIRVNVVGPGTPADLATASSVQGGLKPGDIITGFNGTNVNNLSMLREAMLETKPGEDATVTVLRNEKSIEFKTTLSEHPLDLVRLAEHGGDDEIEGNLSRLSCLLTVGRVGRREIQSGENTIEGMVDTGDLIWDASQNGDQISYQLQLSDSEMKPASGKSVGLQRTYSLKPDSYSLDMDVQIDNRAEEAQELAYRIEGANGITLEGWWYSNKISPNWGGSAARDVVYKTTAEGHELVSGYALLKRAKNESEANDQTLFAPDSAPPARDLSYIGVDAQYFTVAMLPPEGQASLKTFRRAAANIIADPNAVPDNKERAVNASFYLDSAIADVPPGSSLKQSLRLFAGPKQPDVMEAYGLGDCIYYGWFSFVAKPLGGLLHLFSNVGNYALAIVLLTLCVRGLMFPLSRKAAINAQRMQELAPELKKIAEKHKDDMEARVRAQRELQQRVGFNPMAGCAPMFLQLPIFIGLYRTLSVDIELRQAAFASWTTWASNLAAPDMMYYWGDWIWDYLGGRGTGWLGPYFNILPMIVVSLFLAQQKMFMPPATDEQTAMTQKMMNYMTLVMGLFFFRVPAGLCIYFITSSLWGIGERVLVKKTLPSKPHFDPATLQGGGTVDGKVNNAAGANGKKNSDSKPKTMADRLRERLGTPEEEAAPLPKDRKRPPSGKSGKPGNKKRR; from the coding sequence GTGGAACGCCGACTCTTTTCGTTCATCCTCTCGTCGATGGCGTTTTTCCTGATCTACATGTCCCTCCGGACCATGTTCGCGCCACCACTGCCCCCCGAGGAAGACGTGGTCGCCGAAATCGATGGCGAAACCGTCGAATCGGCGGAGAACTTGGTGGCCGACACGGACCCGGATGCGCCCGGGGACAGTGAACTGGCCCCGGAGGATGCCGATGCGATCGCGCGTCCCGACTCGCCCACCTGGTCAACGCTCGGTTCAATGGACCCAGCCAGTGGCTACGTGATGTTGGTCACTCTGAACAGCCGCGGCGGTGGCATCGAACGAATTGAACTGACCGAACGAAAAGAAAACGGTCGCCTGAAGTATCGACGCGTCGACGTTCGCTCGGGTTATCTCGGTTACCTGGCTGCGGATCCCGCCGCCACCGACCTCGGCATCCGAGTCAACGTGGTCGGCCCCGGCACCCCCGCTGATTTGGCGACGGCCTCGAGTGTGCAAGGCGGCCTGAAGCCAGGCGACATCATCACCGGTTTCAACGGCACCAACGTCAACAACCTGTCGATGCTGCGGGAAGCAATGCTGGAAACCAAACCGGGGGAAGACGCCACGGTCACGGTTCTGCGAAACGAAAAGTCGATCGAATTCAAAACCACCTTGTCCGAGCACCCCTTGGACCTGGTTCGCTTGGCCGAGCACGGTGGCGACGACGAGATCGAAGGCAACCTCTCTCGACTGTCATGCCTGCTGACCGTGGGCCGCGTCGGTCGACGCGAAATCCAATCGGGTGAGAACACCATCGAAGGCATGGTCGACACAGGGGACCTGATTTGGGACGCCTCTCAGAACGGCGACCAAATTTCCTACCAACTGCAACTGTCCGATTCCGAGATGAAGCCTGCCTCGGGCAAATCGGTGGGGCTGCAACGAACTTACTCGCTGAAGCCAGACAGCTACTCACTGGACATGGATGTTCAAATCGACAACCGTGCCGAGGAAGCTCAAGAACTGGCTTACCGAATCGAAGGTGCCAATGGCATCACGCTGGAAGGTTGGTGGTACAGCAACAAGATCAGTCCCAACTGGGGCGGTTCAGCCGCTCGCGATGTCGTCTACAAGACCACCGCAGAAGGCCACGAACTGGTCTCGGGATACGCGTTGCTAAAACGGGCCAAGAATGAATCCGAAGCGAACGACCAAACGTTATTTGCCCCCGATTCCGCTCCACCGGCTCGCGACCTGAGCTACATCGGCGTCGACGCGCAGTACTTCACCGTCGCGATGCTGCCCCCGGAAGGCCAAGCATCACTGAAGACGTTCCGCCGTGCCGCCGCGAATATCATCGCCGATCCCAATGCTGTTCCAGACAACAAAGAACGCGCGGTCAACGCCAGCTTCTACCTGGACAGTGCCATCGCCGATGTGCCCCCGGGATCGTCCCTGAAACAATCCCTGCGATTGTTCGCCGGTCCCAAACAACCCGACGTGATGGAAGCCTACGGCTTGGGTGATTGCATCTACTACGGTTGGTTCTCGTTTGTCGCCAAACCTCTCGGCGGCCTGCTGCACCTGTTCTCCAACGTCGGCAACTACGCGTTGGCAATCGTGCTGCTGACGCTGTGTGTGCGTGGTCTGATGTTCCCGCTTTCGCGAAAAGCGGCGATCAACGCTCAACGCATGCAAGAGCTGGCACCTGAACTGAAGAAGATTGCCGAGAAGCACAAAGACGATATGGAAGCTCGCGTTCGAGCCCAACGGGAACTGCAACAACGTGTCGGGTTCAATCCGATGGCGGGCTGTGCCCCGATGTTCCTGCAGTTGCCCATTTTCATTGGCCTGTACCGAACCCTGTCGGTGGACATCGAACTGCGACAAGCCGCGTTTGCGTCGTGGACGACCTGGGCGTCCAACCTGGCCGCTCCCGACATGATGTATTACTGGGGCGATTGGATTTGGGATTACCTGGGAGGCCGGGGCACCGGTTGGCTGGGTCCGTACTTCAACATCCTGCCGATGATTGTGGTCTCGTTGTTCCTGGCTCAGCAAAAGATGTTCATGCCACCGGCAACGGATGAGCAGACTGCAATGACGCAGAAGATGATGAACTACATGACCTTGGTCATGGGCCTGTTCTTCTTCCGCGTGCCCGCTGGTTTGTGCATCTACTTCATCACCAGCAGTCTGTGGGGCATCGGCGAACGAGTCTTGGTGAAAAAGACGCTTCCGTCCAAGCCACACTTTGACCCGGCGACACTGCAGGGTGGCGGCACGGTCGATGGCAAAGTCAACAATGCTGCGGGTGCCAATGGAAAGAAAAACTCCGACAGCAAACCGAAAACGATGGCCGACCGACTCCGCGAGCGATTGGGGACACCGGAAGAAGAAGCCGCCCCGCTGCCCAAAGACCGCAAACGGCCACCATCCGGGAAGTCCGGCAAACCCGGCAACAAAAAGCGCCGCTAG
- a CDS encoding peroxiredoxin — MSVLVTQKAPDFTATAVMPDGTFKDDFKLSDYEGKYVLLFFWPLDFTFVCPTEIIAFSDRAKEFEALGVNIIGVSIDSHFTHLAWTNTPRNEGGIGKTEYPLVADLNKQISRDYDVLLDGGVALRGLFLIDQKGFVRHQVVNDLPLGRSVDEAMRMVKALQFFETNGEVCPANWQEGSRTIKADVQGSKEFFDAEYKN; from the coding sequence ATGAGTGTTTTGGTCACCCAAAAAGCCCCTGACTTCACCGCCACCGCCGTCATGCCCGATGGCACTTTCAAAGACGACTTCAAGTTGTCCGACTACGAGGGCAAGTACGTCCTGTTGTTCTTCTGGCCACTCGACTTCACCTTCGTTTGCCCAACCGAAATCATCGCGTTCAGCGACCGAGCGAAAGAGTTCGAAGCCCTCGGCGTGAACATCATCGGCGTCTCGATCGACAGCCACTTCACACACTTGGCATGGACCAACACGCCGCGCAACGAAGGCGGCATCGGCAAGACCGAATACCCCTTGGTCGCCGATTTGAACAAACAAATCTCGCGTGACTACGACGTGCTGCTCGACGGCGGTGTCGCACTGCGTGGACTGTTCTTGATCGACCAAAAGGGCTTCGTGCGTCATCAAGTCGTCAATGACTTGCCACTCGGCCGGAGCGTCGACGAAGCCATGCGAATGGTCAAAGCCCTTCAGTTCTTTGAAACCAACGGCGAAGTCTGCCCTGCCAATTGGCAAGAAGGCTCGCGTACAATCAAAGCCGACGTGCAAGGCAGCAAAGAGTTCTTTGACGCCGAATACAAGAACTAA
- a CDS encoding Dabb family protein: MSRLAHQVFFTTKDRSDETINALLDDCQTYLNDHPGLVDFAVGRCEPDYDRPVNMDYDVALHTVFENRAAHDAYQTAPRHLEFIERQKPNWAEVRVFDSNLRD; the protein is encoded by the coding sequence ATGTCTCGACTCGCCCATCAAGTCTTCTTCACGACCAAAGACCGCAGCGACGAAACCATCAACGCGCTGCTGGACGATTGTCAAACCTACCTGAACGACCACCCCGGGTTGGTGGACTTCGCCGTGGGTCGCTGCGAGCCCGACTACGACCGCCCGGTCAACATGGACTACGACGTGGCGCTGCACACCGTTTTCGAAAACCGCGCCGCTCACGATGCCTACCAAACCGCCCCTCGGCACTTGGAATTCATCGAGCGTCAAAAACCCAACTGGGCCGAAGTTCGCGTCTTCGACTCGAACCTTCGCGACTGA